The sequence CTATAGGGGAAATGCAGTGATAAAAGTGAAACCAGAAGATGAaacagaaggggaggagggaaatccaattatgtttttatttctgaagATGTACTGCATTTCAGATCTTTTGTAAAACTGAAAACtcgaaaaataaaattaacaaacaaaacaaattgggGATTGGACCTTGAGCAAGTGCAATATGTGATGCAGTGATGGCAAAATAAGGCATATGACCTGTTGGATGCTAATGCTGGGCTTGCACAATATCTGAGCTTAGTGTTGCTTATGTCTAGATATTTATAGGATGATACTGTTTCTCTTCATTTGGTTGTTCAGTGAATAAGCAGCTAGCTAGAGCTATTGTTTATACTTGTTTTAGCTTGCCTCTGCTGCAAGCAGCTCATTGCTTCGTTTCTCCTTCCCCTCAATTACACTGCGAGGGAGGCTAAATAgagcagtgagcttcatggtggagCAGGGGTTGGGATTTGGTTTCTCCAAGGCTTGCTAGGTCCCTGTGTGCCCCACTCTTGCAAGCTTATTGCCTGCTGGTTTTAGCCATGTGGCTCTACCTGGCTGCCCTGCTGGGGCTTTACTTCCTTCGCCGATTGTACCAGGAGAGACAGACGGTGGAGAACCTGACGGAAAAATATGTCTTCATCACGGGCTGTTCCTCTGGCTTTGGGAACCATCTTGCCAGGCATCTGGATGCCCGGGGTCTGCGGGTGCTGGCAGCCTGTCTCACGCAGAAGGGGGCAGAGCAGCTGGGCAAGGCCACCTCAGAGCGCTTGAAAACCACCATTCTGGATGTCACCAGTACAGAGAGCGTTGCGGCAGCAACGGAGTGGGTGAAAGAACAAGTGGGGAACAAAGGtagctttttgttgttttgtttccatgctctggatcaggccagggattATCTGTATCATCATCTGCTTATCTTTActccactttcccacaaaatgtGACCTGAGTgactcccaatacagtggtacctcgtgttaagtacctaattcgttccagaggtctgttcttaacctgaaactgttcttaacctgaagcaccactttagctaatggggcctcctgctgccgctgcaccgccggagcacaatttctgttctcatcctgaagcaaagttcttaacacgaggtactatttctgggtaagtggagtctgttacctgaagcatatataagctgaagcatatgtaacccgaggtaccactgtatataaaaaataaaaagtatgaccatttaaaaaagtatttttttttttataaaatttttattggcttttcaacatatattataagacactacaaacaacaaacacaaacaaacaaacataaaaacatgtataatttcataaattttttcatgtacccactttcagcgacttccccatgcctcccttttctgcatccctattttaaactttttcagcaacccctgatctaaattacttataaattcctttctttaaacccttttctttcctcttatccaatcatttatctctgcaaatctgctatgctttactcatgacattttaacactcactaattttacaagaatttttaagataaaatttgaatttcttccaatcttcttccaccgtctctttcccttggtcacggattctgccc comes from Podarcis raffonei isolate rPodRaf1 chromosome 2, rPodRaf1.pri, whole genome shotgun sequence and encodes:
- the LOC128405428 gene encoding 17-beta-hydroxysteroid dehydrogenase type 6-like, with protein sequence MWLYLAALLGLYFLRRLYQERQTVENLTEKYVFITGCSSGFGNHLARHLDARGLRVLAACLTQKGAEQLGKATSERLKTTILDVTSTESVAAATEWVKEQVGNKGSFLLFCFHALDQARDYLYHHLLIFTPLSHKM